In Aedes albopictus strain Foshan chromosome 3, AalbF5, whole genome shotgun sequence, the following are encoded in one genomic region:
- the LOC109406887 gene encoding breast cancer metastasis-suppressor 1-like protein gives MPPVKNEGESDADGDMSGAESDHSASSRAPDHDSSAEEADEPDSDDSSEMSETECERRRSDCLDNLTNLEKQFMILKEQLYKEKMHQVDQQLQEIRGGRSQEYLAPLQRLVDNMNSRKEVAEILKNFRIENIRHKFESELQASRQHFESEKQLAMDAIREELMEKIRRLEEDRHNVDISWADWGTSMRTSKVRGPGRKKAVTVSGPYIVYMLREEDILEDWTSIRKALKRSTAAAT, from the exons ATGCCGCCCGTGAAAAATGAAGGAGAAAGTGACGCCGATGGAGACATGTCTGGTGCTGAATCGGATCACTCCGCGTCCAGCCGAGCTCCGGACCACGATTCCAGTGCGGAAGAGGCGGACGAGCCGGATTCCGATGATTCTTCGGAGATGAGCGAGACCGAATGCGAACGGAGGCGATCTGATTGCCTGGACAATCTAA CTAATCTGGAGAAGCAGTTTATGATACTGAAGGAGCAATTATATAAGGAAAAGATGCACCAGGTCGATCAGCAGTTGCAGGAGATTCGCGGGGGTCGGTCACAGGAATATCTGGCGCCGCTGCAACGGTTGGTGGACAACATGAACAGCAGGAAGGAGGTGGCGGAGATTCTGAAGAACTTCCGGATAGAGAACATTCGCCATAAATTCGAATCGGAGCTGCAAGCTTCTAGACAACATTTTGAG AGTGAAAAGCAGCTCGCTATGGATGCCATCCGAGAGGAGCTGATGGAAAAGATCCGTCGGCTCGAGGAAGACCGCCACAACGTAGACATCTCGTGGGCCGATTGGGGTACCAGCATGCGAACGTCGAAGGTGCGCGGTCCAGGTCGCAAGAAGGCCGTAACCGTTTCCGGTCCGTACATTGTCTACATGCTGCGCGAAGAAGACATCCTCGAAGATTGGACCTCGATTAGAAAGGCACTGAAAAGATCGACGGCGGCCGCTACCTGA
- the LOC109404433 gene encoding large ribosomal subunit protein mL49: MLARSIFIGKVCQNSVGFNKFLPSNIVLSVPALCSNPIRNGSFRSSEPVGDIAQFPEVEVIKNAPEWKYVERLLAPRVVPTPEVKVEYPSGWKPPQPKPDLKYFVARTKNHMLPVYLHRTFRGQRILTTVRRIDGDIWQLEAELRYLLEKRLKKSIVTRVNEMNGQIELKGDFVTIVEEFLLEKGL; the protein is encoded by the exons ATGTTAGCTCGCTCGATTTTTATTGGTAAAGTTTGCCAAAATTCTGTTGGTTTCAACAAATTCCTGCCATCTAATATAGTTTTGAGTGTTCCG GCGCTCTGTTCGAACCCTATCCGCAATGGTTCTTTCCGCTCATCTGAGCCGGTGGGAGATATCGCTCAATTCCCCGAAGTAGAAGTCATCAAAAACGCCCCGGAGTGGAAATATGTCGAAAGACTATTGGCGCCCCGTGTCGTACCAACACCGGAGGTCAAAGTCGAATATCCTTCGGGTTGGAAACCGCCGCAGCCAAAGCCGGATCTCAAATATTTCGTGGCTAGAACTAAGAATCACATGCTTCCGGTATATTTACACCGGACGTTCCGTGGCCAGCGAATCCTTACGACTGTTCGGCGTATCGATGGTGACATTTGGCAGCTGGAAGCGGAACTTCGGTACCTGTTAGAGAAGAGGCTTAAGAAATCGATCGTCACGCGGGTGAATGAAATGAATGGCCAGATTGAGCTGAAAGGAGATTTTGTGACgattgttgaagaatttttgcTGGAGAAAGGTTTGTAA